The nucleotide window CGTCATTTGGCTTGTGCTGCTCATGCATATCCTTCGTAAATAACTTAATTCTCTTTAATGCTCGTACCTGATCATGATTTTCCAAACCGTCCTTAATAATCTTACTAGGTGTCACCTTAGTGCTTGAACGTTTAATAGGTCCAAACTCATTGTCTATCTCATCCATATTACAGATCTTGATGCTAAAATAACATGTTTTCTTACCTATCCACTTTACAGTGCATGAAGGAATAGTACCCTTCTAATTGCAACACCGGTATACGTATGTAATGATACTTGATAGTTGGTCAACAATGGACGAATGTTATGAAGACTAAGCAGACTACAGCCACGTTATTAGAAGAGTTTGAAATGATACATTTCTTTCTACGATACATCAAATACATAACAGCATTACTTAATCTGTTATTAAACCTAAAGTACAGTTATTAGAAAGTTAAAAGGTTAACTATGTGTGAATAAAAACGGCTTGACGTGAAGGAAAGCTAAAGATCGCATAATCAATAAATGTAGCTTTTGCTCAGATGGGATGTTAGTTTAATTATTTTTTACCAACGGTTTCCCATTCGGCGTCTTCGTCTAAGGATAAGTTGTTAGTAGCTTGGTTTATTTCAGCGACTGGATCTTTGGCAGTGTTTTGTTCAGTAGGCTTTTCtgtttcttcttcctcgtcATCACCGTCGCTGTCAACATGAAGAACATCGTAGGTAGATCTCTTAGCCTTAGGAGTTTCCTCCTTTGGTGCTGGGGTTTCGACTTTCTTAGCAGAAACACTGGCTGGTTTACCATTTCTGGCACTGGCGAAGTCAAACTCCTGGGTACTTCTTTTTGCCCTTCTCTCTCCCGAGTGGAAATTTGAGCCCTTCATGTTAGCCCAGTCCAAGTCAGGTTCGGACTTTCTTGGCTTACGTTCTCTAGGTTCAAAACTGTATCCTTTACTCTCTTGGGTGCGTTCTTCTGGCTTGAAGTTAGCGCCTCTCATTTCGAGCCAGTTTAGTTCTGGTTCATCTCTTCTAGGCTTACGTTCTCTAGACTCGTAACTGTTTCCTCTGCTTTCCTGCATACGATCTGCGGATCTGAAGTTAGCACCTCTCATTTCAGCGCTTAGTTCTGGTTCTTCTCTTCTaggtttcttttccttgAAGTTAGAGCCCTTGGCAGCAGTCCAATCTAGATCCTTGAACGCAGCTGAACTTTGGAAATTAGCACCTCTAGCTCCAGCAAAGTTTATTTCTTCGCCAGAGAAATCCTTAGGAGCAGCAACAGATACATAGACGGTACGGTCGTTTAATTTGCACCCACTTAACCTCAACGCCTTCACCAGATCTTCACGCTCATTAAAAACGACAAACGCCCACCCTATCAATCTATCCGAGTCGTTGTCTTTAGGAGCAACAACCTTCGCCACACAGCCTGGCTTCTCCAAGTTATCCTCGGTCCATGCAAGGATACCTTCATCTGAAACATCCCATGGAAGGTTGCTGATTCTAGCCCTATATGGCGGCTTATTTGGAACCGGATACTCTACACGCTCTCTTTTTGGAGGCATTAAAGCACTATCCAAATGACCACCCTTACCGGCACTTGCCAACTGATCTAGAGGAATCGTATTCGAGGCTGCAACATTTTGCAGTGGCAAGTTGATATTATTCAAATCGACTTGGTCATCGGCCCATGAATCACCTAATGAATCGTCGTTCAAGAACGAGTTCAAGTCCATTTTGATAACATTTTTCTTTGCAGGAGGAGCCATAT belongs to Eremothecium sinecaudum strain ATCC 58844 chromosome IV, complete sequence and includes:
- the TIF3 gene encoding Tif3p (Syntenic homolog of Ashbya gossypii ABR179C; Syntenic homolog of Saccharomyces cerevisiae YPR163C (TIF3)), whose amino-acid sequence is MAPPAKKNVIKMDLNSFLNDDSLGDSWADDQVDLNNINLPLQNVAASNTIPLDQLASAGKGGHLDSALMPPKRERVEYPVPNKPPYRARISNLPWDVSDEGILAWTEDNLEKPGCVAKVVAPKDNDSDRLIGWAFVVFNEREDLVKALRLSGCKLNDRTVYVSVAAPKDFSGEEINFAGARGANFQSSAAFKDLDWTAAKGSNFKEKKPRREEPELSAEMRGANFRSADRMQESRGNSYESRERKPRRDEPELNWLEMRGANFKPEERTQESKGYSFEPRERKPRKSEPDLDWANMKGSNFHSGERRAKRSTQEFDFASARNGKPASVSAKKVETPAPKEETPKAKRSTYDVLHVDSDGDDEEEETEKPTEQNTAKDPVAEINQATNNLSLDEDAEWETVGKK